The following are from one region of the Thermus thermamylovorans genome:
- a CDS encoding helix-turn-helix transcriptional regulator has protein sequence MAEKSKAERLLDLVEELKLRPHSVGELARRYGVSPRTVERDLEALALQGYPLERVARGVYRLREAPPALHPVEALALFAAGRLLYHQAPTRQYGSALEKLARMLPEPLRGLLLRSTEGLKERQGDSRTLEMVARALLERRVLAFEYRSGGSKNWRPKELLVYFLEAGRTNLGLYAVGFERTFHRAVLTFKLSRMRHARLLEETYELPQDFDPSAYFRQAWGVVGVREGGVEVRLRFAPEAAWRVLEGDYPGLEVERELPDGSLLARLWAAPFKGGVPWEVLAWVQSFGPRVEVLSPPELRELWLAEARQVLEKATAPVALGG, from the coding sequence ATGGCGGAAAAATCCAAGGCAGAGCGTCTCCTGGACCTGGTGGAGGAGCTGAAACTGAGGCCCCACAGCGTGGGGGAACTGGCCCGGCGCTATGGGGTAAGCCCCCGCACGGTGGAGCGGGACCTCGAGGCCCTCGCCCTCCAAGGCTACCCCCTGGAGCGGGTGGCCCGGGGGGTCTACCGCCTGAGGGAGGCCCCGCCTGCCCTCCACCCTGTGGAGGCCTTGGCCCTTTTCGCCGCGGGAAGGCTCCTCTACCACCAGGCTCCCACCCGGCAGTACGGAAGCGCTTTGGAGAAGCTAGCCCGAATGCTCCCCGAGCCCCTCAGGGGCCTCCTCCTTCGGAGCACGGAGGGCCTGAAGGAGCGCCAGGGAGACTCCCGCACCCTGGAGATGGTGGCCAGGGCCCTTTTGGAGAGGAGGGTGCTGGCCTTTGAGTACCGCTCCGGGGGTTCCAAGAACTGGCGGCCCAAGGAGCTTCTGGTGTACTTCCTCGAGGCGGGCCGCACCAACCTGGGCCTCTACGCGGTGGGCTTTGAGCGCACCTTCCACCGGGCGGTCCTCACCTTCAAGCTCTCCCGCATGCGCCACGCCCGCCTCCTGGAGGAAACCTATGAACTGCCCCAAGACTTTGACCCAAGCGCCTACTTCCGCCAGGCCTGGGGGGTGGTGGGGGTGCGGGAAGGGGGAGTGGAGGTGCGCCTCCGCTTTGCCCCCGAGGCCGCCTGGAGGGTGCTGGAGGGGGACTACCCGGGCCTCGAGGTGGAGCGGGAGCTCCCCGACGGAAGCCTCCTGGCCCGGCTTTGGGCCGCTCCCTTCAAGGGCGGGGTGCCCTGGGAGGTCCTGGCCTGGGTGCAGAGCTTCGGGCCCCGGGTGGAGGTCCTCTCTCCCCCGGAGCTTCGGGAG